A genomic region of Leptotrichia hofstadii contains the following coding sequences:
- a CDS encoding MBL fold metallo-hydrolase, protein MEVTQIRNATLKLNYGGKTFLIDPMLSKKGELPSFAPPIAPMPMSGNTAKNPLVELPMSVNEILKGVDAVIVTHLHADHWDLAAIQTIDKNITLFSQNENDEKKLREQGFKNVFILGENIKFGEITMTYVEGQHGSTPELLEIAGKSCGVIFQNKNEKTLYLSGDTVWFSEVEKTLKQHKPEVVIINAGNNQFIEGGPLIMGADDVLKVHKTLPEAQLMATHMEAVNHAYLTRKELKKFAIKHNFYEKLNIPEDGETLKY, encoded by the coding sequence ATGGAAGTAACACAAATAAGAAATGCAACTTTAAAATTAAATTATGGAGGAAAAACTTTTCTAATTGATCCAATGTTATCAAAGAAAGGTGAATTACCATCATTCGCACCACCAATAGCACCTATGCCAATGTCTGGAAATACTGCAAAAAATCCACTAGTGGAATTACCAATGTCAGTAAATGAAATTTTAAAAGGAGTTGATGCAGTGATTGTAACACATTTACATGCTGACCATTGGGATTTAGCAGCTATTCAAACTATTGATAAAAATATAACTTTGTTTTCTCAAAATGAGAACGATGAAAAAAAATTACGTGAACAAGGATTTAAAAATGTCTTTATCTTAGGAGAAAACATAAAATTTGGTGAAATTACAATGACTTATGTTGAAGGGCAACATGGGAGTACCCCTGAATTGCTTGAAATAGCTGGAAAATCCTGTGGGGTTATATTTCAGAATAAAAATGAAAAAACTCTTTATCTATCAGGCGATACTGTGTGGTTTAGTGAAGTTGAAAAAACATTAAAACAACATAAACCTGAAGTTGTCATTATTAATGCAGGAAACAATCAATTTATAGAAGGCGGTCCATTAATTATGGGAGCTGATGATGTTTTAAAAGTACATAAAACTTTACCTGAAGCACAACTTATGGCAACACATATGGAAGCTGTAAACCATGCATATCTGACACGTAAAGAATTAAAAAAATTTGCCATTAAGCATAATTTTTATGAAAAATTAAATATTCCTGAAGACGGAGAAACTTTAAAATACTAA
- a CDS encoding YjjG family noncanonical pyrimidine nucleotidase gives MSYKLVLIDLDDTLFDYLKTEEAAFRNTFKELGFFVESELGNAKKEEIYEKIKDRYKDVNLQLWKDLEKGAVDKDRLKVVRFEKIIEEFDLKYNPYKMSELYLKKLGEGIFPFEAAEKLCKYLHSKYKVGIVTNGIKEVQHSRIENSKIAKYIDKIIISDEVGVNKPDKRIFEYAMNYFEIMDKSQVIMIGDSLGADIKGGQNAGIDTCWVNLRNNVNNTGIVPKYEVRKLEELFEIL, from the coding sequence ATGAGTTACAAACTTGTATTAATAGACTTGGATGACACACTTTTTGATTATCTTAAAACAGAAGAAGCGGCATTTAGGAACACTTTCAAAGAATTGGGATTTTTTGTGGAAAGTGAATTAGGTAATGCGAAAAAAGAAGAAATTTATGAAAAGATAAAAGACAGATATAAAGATGTGAATTTGCAGTTGTGGAAGGATTTGGAAAAAGGGGCTGTGGATAAGGATAGATTAAAGGTTGTAAGATTTGAAAAAATAATTGAGGAGTTTGATTTGAAATATAATCCGTATAAAATGAGCGAGCTTTACCTGAAAAAACTGGGAGAAGGGATTTTTCCATTTGAAGCAGCTGAAAAACTGTGTAAATACTTACATTCAAAATACAAAGTTGGAATTGTAACTAACGGAATAAAGGAAGTACAGCATTCACGAATAGAAAATTCAAAAATTGCAAAATACATTGATAAAATTATCATTTCTGATGAAGTTGGTGTAAATAAGCCTGATAAACGAATATTTGAATATGCAATGAATTATTTTGAAATAATGGATAAATCTCAAGTTATAATGATAGGTGATTCATTAGGAGCTGATATAAAAGGTGGACAAAACGCTGGAATTGATACTTGCTGGGTAAATTTACGAAATAATGTAAATAATACTGGGATAGTTCCAAAGTATGAAGTGAGAAAGTTGGAAGAGCTGTTTGAAATATTATAA
- a CDS encoding NADH-dependent flavin oxidoreductase: protein MNSNKIFEKYTLNNGVEIKNRLVVTPMTLFVANEDGTFSEEDLKFMSKRGENIGMFIVEATLVADGGKAFTRQPEAINETHLPSLRKVAEILRNQGTKAILQIHHGGRLALPNINKNDIIAPSYDSETKAREITTDEIDKLIQAFGNAADLAIQAGFDGVEIHGANRYLIQQFYSGITNRRTDEWGGNIEKRMKFSLAVIDEVNKVKNKHNADKFIIGYRFSPEEPGENGLTMVETFALIDELVKKPLQYLHVSLPDFYINAYRGGDTKKPAIQQIHDRINGKLPLIGVGNLYKGEQIAKALDTGWAEFTALGKTVILNHNIGTLILEKRENEIETELDLEKEDKYDLGEFLWERAKEKSPLLPPIKNKK, encoded by the coding sequence ATGAATTCAAATAAAATTTTTGAAAAATATACATTAAATAATGGAGTAGAGATTAAAAATAGACTTGTAGTGACCCCTATGACTCTATTTGTTGCCAATGAAGACGGAACTTTCTCAGAAGAAGATCTTAAATTTATGAGTAAACGTGGAGAAAATATAGGAATGTTCATAGTAGAAGCTACTTTAGTTGCTGATGGGGGAAAAGCTTTCACAAGACAGCCCGAAGCTATCAATGAAACACATTTGCCATCTTTAAGAAAAGTAGCAGAAATTCTACGTAATCAAGGTACAAAGGCAATTTTACAAATACATCATGGCGGAAGACTTGCCCTTCCAAATATAAATAAAAATGACATAATTGCTCCTAGCTATGATAGCGAAACAAAAGCAAGAGAAATAACTACTGATGAAATAGATAAACTTATACAGGCGTTTGGAAATGCTGCTGATTTAGCTATTCAGGCTGGATTTGACGGAGTGGAAATTCATGGTGCAAACAGATATCTTATCCAGCAGTTTTATTCAGGAATAACTAATAGAAGAACTGACGAATGGGGAGGAAATATAGAAAAAAGAATGAAATTTTCTTTAGCTGTTATAGATGAAGTAAATAAAGTTAAAAATAAACATAACGCTGACAAATTCATCATAGGATACCGTTTTTCACCTGAAGAGCCAGGAGAAAATGGTTTGACAATGGTTGAAACTTTCGCATTGATTGATGAACTTGTAAAAAAACCACTACAATATCTACACGTTTCACTTCCAGATTTTTATATAAATGCTTATCGTGGAGGAGATACTAAAAAACCTGCAATACAGCAGATTCATGATAGAATAAACGGAAAACTTCCATTAATTGGAGTGGGTAATCTATACAAAGGAGAACAGATAGCTAAAGCTCTTGATACAGGATGGGCAGAATTTACTGCTTTAGGAAAAACTGTCATTTTAAATCATAATATAGGAACTCTTATACTTGAAAAAAGAGAAAATGAAATTGAAACTGAACTGGATCTGGAAAAAGAGGATAAATACGATTTAGGTGAATTTTTATGGGAACGTGCAAAAGAAAAAAGCCCCTTGCTTCCTCCAATAAAAAATAAAAAATAA
- a CDS encoding helix-turn-helix domain-containing protein yields the protein MKFFQLIPSGQFGLENVAEEFGISGRTLQRNLSAENTSFNQMVKDIQKMMTFNYLEAKELSIDEIAYLVGYTETSSFYRAFKKWTGKTIPQYQKEKE from the coding sequence ATGAAATTTTTTCAGCTTATTCCTAGTGGACAGTTTGGCTTAGAAAATGTAGCAGAAGAGTTTGGGATAAGTGGAAGGACTCTTCAAAGAAATCTGTCAGCAGAAAATACCAGTTTTAATCAGATGGTAAAAGATATTCAAAAAATGATGACCTTCAACTATTTAGAAGCAAAGGAACTTTCAATAGATGAAATAGCCTATCTGGTTGGATATACTGAAACTTCTTCCTTTTATCGGGCATTTAAAAAATGGACAGGGAAAACAATACCGCAGTATCAGAAAGAGAAAGAATAA
- a CDS encoding TMEM175 family protein, with translation MNKERLAAFMDAVLAIIMTILILELKKPETATLKALWNLRVDFFAYTLSFFWLGTMWVNLHNEWHKIKYITPLIVWVNVVLLFFSSFFPYVTSFVTSYYNSSVAQGFYGVIVLTVTFCNIISLYLIEKVNKHDKELQESLKTMIRWIKVDISIKIIGLIISCIFYPPAMMISVYITLFGIAFPEQYKAIKRRREK, from the coding sequence ATGAATAAAGAAAGATTGGCAGCTTTTATGGATGCTGTACTTGCAATTATTATGACAATTCTTATATTAGAACTGAAAAAACCTGAAACAGCAACTTTAAAAGCACTTTGGAATCTGAGAGTAGATTTTTTTGCATATACGCTTTCATTTTTCTGGCTTGGAACAATGTGGGTAAATCTGCATAATGAATGGCATAAAATAAAATATATTACACCGTTAATTGTCTGGGTAAATGTAGTACTACTTTTCTTTTCCTCATTTTTTCCATATGTGACTTCTTTTGTCACTTCATATTATAACAGTAGTGTAGCGCAAGGATTTTATGGGGTAATAGTTCTGACTGTTACATTCTGCAATATAATCTCGTTGTATCTGATAGAAAAGGTGAATAAACATGATAAAGAATTGCAGGAATCATTAAAAACAATGATAAGATGGATAAAAGTTGATATAAGTATAAAAATAATTGGGTTAATAATATCGTGTATATTTTATCCGCCTGCAATGATGATAAGTGTTTATATTACTTTATTTGGAATTGCATTTCCGGAACAGTATAAGGCAATAAAAAGAAGAAGGGAAAAATAG
- a CDS encoding LysR family transcriptional regulator has protein sequence MIELEQLKQLIAFAKYGTLSKAAEELYISQPALSRSIQKLEKTLGIELFDRKKNKMELNENGKTVIQYAEKILNLVDEMEEKVNKNNQVQNNFSIGSCAPAPLWDMISLFARFYPEKYILHKIENHLQLFEKLKNDIYQMIILSKPIDNSEFFCIKYKTEQLFLSVPLQHPLAKKKEIHFSDITDDRMLLFNPIGIWKDIVLEKMPNMNFLIQSDRIIYQELAEMQNLLHFRSNFTLEREDNFKNNISIPIADKEAKMTFYCVCKKNIKNEIEKLFDSFSKNS, from the coding sequence ATGATAGAATTGGAACAACTTAAACAGCTTATCGCGTTTGCAAAATATGGAACATTATCAAAAGCTGCTGAAGAATTGTATATTTCACAGCCTGCCCTTTCCCGTTCGATACAAAAGCTGGAAAAAACTTTAGGGATTGAACTTTTTGACAGGAAAAAAAATAAGATGGAATTAAATGAAAATGGAAAAACTGTTATCCAGTACGCAGAAAAAATATTGAATCTTGTAGATGAAATGGAAGAAAAAGTTAATAAAAATAATCAGGTTCAAAATAATTTTTCAATTGGTTCATGTGCTCCAGCTCCATTGTGGGATATGATTTCATTATTTGCAAGATTTTATCCTGAAAAATACATTCTTCATAAAATAGAAAATCATCTTCAGTTATTTGAAAAACTTAAAAATGACATTTATCAGATGATCATACTTTCTAAACCTATTGATAATTCTGAATTTTTCTGCATAAAATACAAAACTGAACAATTATTTTTATCAGTTCCTTTGCAGCATCCGCTGGCTAAAAAGAAGGAAATACATTTTTCAGATATTACAGATGACAGAATGCTCTTATTCAATCCAATCGGAATATGGAAGGATATAGTTTTAGAAAAAATGCCTAATATGAACTTCCTTATTCAAAGTGACAGGATTATTTATCAGGAATTAGCTGAAATGCAAAATTTACTGCATTTCCGTTCAAATTTCACACTTGAACGTGAAGACAATTTCAAAAATAATATTTCAATCCCAATTGCTGACAAGGAAGCAAAAATGACTTTCTACTGTGTCTGTAAGAAAAATATAAAAAATGAAATTGAGAAACTTTTTGATAGTTTTAGTAAAAATTCTTAA
- a CDS encoding aldo/keto reductase gives MKYVTLNNGVKMPILGFGVFQIDDMKECEEAVYNALKAGYRLIDTAASYRNEEAVGRAIKRSGIPREEIFVTTKLWVSDANYEKAKLAFETSLKKLDLEYIDLYLIHQPFNDVYGAWRAMTELYKEGKIKAIGVSNFYPDRLVDFIMNNEVVPAVNQVETHPFNQQVKANEIMKEYGVQIESWGPFAEGKNGIFANEILSEIGKKYNKSVAQVILRWLIQRNIVAIPKSTRKDRIEENFNVFDFELNSEDMGKISELDKKESLFLNHDDVEIVKWLNGRKL, from the coding sequence ATGAAATACGTAACTTTAAACAATGGAGTAAAAATGCCTATATTAGGATTCGGAGTATTTCAGATTGATGATATGAAAGAATGTGAGGAAGCGGTTTACAATGCGTTAAAAGCAGGATATAGATTAATTGATACAGCTGCGTCCTACAGAAACGAAGAAGCTGTGGGAAGAGCTATAAAAAGAAGCGGTATACCTAGAGAAGAAATTTTTGTTACAACAAAATTATGGGTAAGTGATGCAAATTATGAAAAGGCAAAATTGGCATTTGAAACATCTTTAAAAAAATTGGATTTGGAATATATTGATTTATATCTGATACATCAGCCATTTAATGATGTATATGGAGCTTGGAGAGCGATGACAGAGCTGTATAAGGAAGGGAAAATAAAAGCAATTGGTGTAAGTAACTTCTATCCTGACAGACTGGTTGATTTTATTATGAATAATGAAGTAGTGCCAGCTGTAAATCAGGTGGAAACACATCCTTTCAATCAGCAGGTTAAAGCAAATGAAATAATGAAGGAATATGGGGTTCAAATAGAATCATGGGGACCTTTTGCAGAAGGAAAAAATGGAATATTTGCAAATGAAATTTTGTCTGAAATTGGTAAAAAATACAACAAATCTGTGGCTCAGGTAATTTTAAGATGGCTAATTCAGAGAAATATAGTTGCAATACCTAAATCAACAAGAAAAGACAGAATTGAAGAAAATTTTAATGTATTTGACTTTGAATTGAACAGCGAGGATATGGGAAAAATATCTGAACTTGATAAAAAGGAAAGTTTATTTTTAAACCATGATGATGTAGAAATAGTAAAATGGCTTAATGGAAGGAAACTATAA
- a CDS encoding sugar O-acetyltransferase, which translates to MKEKIKIGKEEIEKMRENSRDVMKLTLELNTKYNSAQEIVELMSKITGKEVDKSFALFPPFNTDYGKNITFGKNVFINAGCKFQDQGGIAIGDNVLIGHNVVLATLDHNICVSKRAELFAAPIIIEDNVWIGANVTVTSGVTIGKGSIVAAGVVVTKDIPKYSIAGGIPAKVIRELTEEERK; encoded by the coding sequence ATGAAAGAGAAAATTAAAATTGGAAAAGAAGAAATCGAAAAAATGAGGGAAAATAGTAGAGATGTTATGAAACTTACTCTTGAACTTAATACAAAATATAATTCGGCACAGGAAATTGTGGAGCTTATGTCAAAAATTACAGGTAAAGAAGTTGATAAAAGTTTTGCTCTTTTTCCGCCGTTTAATACAGATTATGGAAAAAATATTACTTTTGGTAAAAATGTGTTTATAAATGCCGGGTGCAAGTTTCAGGATCAAGGGGGAATTGCAATAGGAGATAATGTTTTAATAGGGCATAATGTCGTTCTAGCTACATTGGATCATAACATTTGTGTGAGTAAAAGAGCTGAACTGTTTGCAGCGCCAATTATTATTGAAGATAATGTATGGATTGGAGCAAATGTTACAGTCACATCTGGCGTTACCATCGGAAAAGGCTCTATTGTAGCAGCTGGGGTAGTGGTTACGAAAGATATTCCAAAATACAGTATTGCAGGAGGGATTCCTGCTAAAGTGATAAGAGAATTGACGGAAGAAGAGAGAAAGTAG
- the ybaK gene encoding Cys-tRNA(Pro) deacylase, whose protein sequence is MKHKKEKIVKTNALRQLDKQKIPYIIHTYEWSEDKSGGLGVAEKLPELADRVFKTIVLKGKSKNLYVCVIHGEAHLDLKKVAKACGEKNIDLLPLSELEKETGYIRGGCSPVGMKKLFRTFFDKEVEKFDKIMVSAGRRGLQMEVETKKLIEVVKGNIVDLTMEEI, encoded by the coding sequence ATGAAACATAAGAAAGAAAAAATTGTAAAGACGAATGCATTAAGACAGCTGGATAAACAGAAAATTCCATATATTATTCATACTTATGAGTGGAGCGAGGATAAAAGCGGAGGGCTTGGTGTTGCTGAAAAGTTGCCTGAATTGGCGGATAGGGTTTTTAAGACTATTGTGTTAAAGGGAAAAAGTAAGAATTTGTATGTTTGTGTGATTCATGGAGAGGCTCATCTTGATTTAAAGAAGGTAGCAAAGGCTTGTGGGGAGAAAAATATTGATTTATTGCCATTATCAGAATTGGAGAAGGAAACAGGATATATTCGAGGAGGATGTTCTCCTGTGGGAATGAAGAAACTGTTCAGGACTTTTTTTGACAAGGAAGTTGAAAAATTTGACAAAATAATGGTTTCAGCTGGAAGAAGAGGATTACAGATGGAAGTGGAAACAAAAAAGCTGATTGAAGTAGTGAAAGGGAATATTGTGGATTTGACGATGGAAGAAATTTAG